A single window of Martelella sp. NC20 DNA harbors:
- a CDS encoding ABC transporter permease, producing the protein MRQNRLNLLLSLKFALREMRGGLSGFYIFLACIALGVAAIAAVNSVSSAVNDGIAERGREILAADIRFERDNEPLAGDALAFIETLGAMSQSVTMRSMTRLPDGADQSLAEIKAVDGAYPLYGAVISDPAMPVGDALAETDGKYGVLVAPLLAERLGLAPGDGLLLGNVELRVSGTLVQEPDALSEGFAFAPRILISRQALDASGLIQIGSLAEYGYRVRLTDPVVTPEAVKTDAEEKFPDTGWQIRTSDRAAPSLSENVDRLSEFLTLVGLATLITGGVGIANAVSAYLESRRRAIAAFKCMGAPADMVVAIYFLQIMLVALIGIAIGLVLGAVIPLIALPLLSSLLEIAIPAGIFPMALGLAALFGLLTALAFALLPLAAARNVPATALLREHSFDEGRRPAWSFLAATGVTLAALAALAIFTAEERFVASVFLASVAAAFVVLRLVAAAIKWSAAKAPRPRAPSLRLAIGNIYRPGALTGSVVMSLGLGLTLLVGLALIDGNLNRELSRSLPERAPDFFFVDIQGSEVDDFKTLINEQAPAGELALVPMLRGRILSLNNTRASEWEAPSEEAKWVLRGDRGITYDADLPENATLAEGEWWSEDYGGEPLVSFSAEEGKELGLKLGDTVTISVLGRDITATIANFRNVEWDSLSINFVMVFSPNTFAGAPHAWLATLTDPGADTAKNAEILGAVTRAFPTVTTIEVRAALEVAGDLVSQLATAIRAAAAIALIASVLVLSGALAAGNRRRGHDAVVMKTLGATRPALIRAFVYEYLLLGFATGVFAFAAGSAAAWYALTKIMMLPFALLPMVALATVLGAVIVTVAIGLVGTWHLLGQKPALYLREL; encoded by the coding sequence ATGAGGCAGAACCGGTTGAATCTTCTCCTCTCGCTGAAATTCGCGCTGCGCGAAATGCGCGGCGGACTTTCGGGTTTCTATATCTTCCTCGCCTGCATCGCGCTCGGCGTGGCCGCGATCGCCGCTGTCAATTCGGTGTCTTCGGCCGTCAATGACGGGATCGCCGAGCGCGGCCGCGAGATACTGGCCGCCGATATCCGGTTCGAACGCGACAACGAGCCGCTCGCCGGCGATGCGCTCGCCTTTATCGAGACGCTCGGGGCGATGTCGCAATCGGTGACGATGCGCTCGATGACAAGGCTTCCCGATGGCGCCGACCAGTCGCTGGCGGAAATCAAGGCCGTCGACGGCGCCTATCCGCTCTATGGCGCGGTGATTTCCGATCCCGCCATGCCGGTCGGCGATGCGCTTGCCGAAACCGATGGAAAATACGGCGTTCTGGTTGCTCCGCTTCTGGCCGAACGACTGGGGCTTGCCCCCGGCGACGGCCTGCTGCTCGGCAATGTGGAACTGAGGGTATCGGGCACGCTGGTACAGGAACCCGACGCGCTTTCGGAAGGCTTTGCCTTTGCACCGCGCATCCTGATCAGCCGGCAGGCGCTCGATGCGTCAGGCCTGATCCAGATCGGCAGCCTTGCCGAGTACGGCTACCGCGTGAGGCTTACCGATCCTGTGGTGACGCCGGAGGCGGTCAAGACCGATGCGGAAGAGAAATTTCCCGACACCGGCTGGCAGATCCGCACCAGCGACCGCGCGGCCCCCTCGCTCAGCGAGAATGTCGACCGGCTGTCGGAATTCCTGACGCTGGTGGGTCTTGCCACGCTGATCACCGGCGGCGTCGGGATCGCCAATGCGGTGAGCGCCTATCTCGAAAGCCGCCGGCGCGCCATCGCCGCCTTCAAATGCATGGGCGCGCCCGCCGACATGGTGGTCGCGATCTATTTCCTGCAGATCATGCTGGTGGCGCTGATCGGGATCGCGATCGGCCTCGTTCTCGGGGCGGTCATTCCGCTGATCGCGCTGCCGCTGCTGTCCTCGCTGCTCGAAATCGCGATCCCCGCCGGCATCTTTCCGATGGCTTTGGGGCTCGCGGCGCTGTTCGGCCTCCTGACCGCGCTTGCCTTCGCGCTGCTGCCGCTTGCCGCTGCCCGCAACGTGCCAGCAACAGCGCTGTTGCGCGAGCACAGTTTCGATGAGGGTCGCCGTCCGGCCTGGTCGTTCCTGGCGGCCACCGGCGTGACGCTCGCAGCCCTTGCGGCGCTTGCGATCTTCACCGCCGAGGAGCGTTTCGTCGCGAGCGTATTTCTCGCCTCCGTCGCCGCCGCCTTCGTGGTGCTGCGGCTGGTGGCGGCGGCGATCAAATGGTCGGCAGCGAAGGCGCCGCGTCCGCGCGCGCCCTCGCTCCGGCTCGCGATCGGCAATATCTATCGCCCCGGCGCGCTGACCGGCTCGGTCGTCATGTCGCTCGGCCTCGGCCTCACGCTTCTGGTCGGCCTTGCGCTGATCGACGGCAATCTCAATCGCGAGCTGTCGCGCTCGCTGCCGGAACGGGCGCCGGATTTCTTCTTCGTCGACATCCAGGGCAGCGAGGTCGATGACTTCAAGACACTGATCAACGAGCAGGCGCCTGCGGGCGAACTGGCGCTGGTGCCGATGCTGCGCGGCCGCATCCTGAGCCTCAACAACACGAGAGCGAGCGAATGGGAGGCCCCTTCAGAGGAGGCCAAATGGGTGCTGAGGGGCGATCGCGGCATCACCTATGACGCCGACCTGCCTGAAAACGCGACCCTTGCCGAGGGCGAATGGTGGTCGGAGGATTACGGCGGAGAACCGCTGGTCTCGTTTTCCGCCGAGGAAGGCAAGGAGCTTGGCCTCAAGCTCGGCGATACCGTGACGATCAGCGTGCTGGGCCGCGATATCACCGCGACGATTGCCAATTTCCGCAATGTCGAATGGGATTCGCTGTCGATCAACTTCGTGATGGTGTTCTCGCCCAACACCTTCGCCGGCGCGCCGCATGCCTGGCTTGCTACCCTCACCGATCCCGGCGCCGACACCGCGAAGAACGCCGAAATTCTGGGGGCCGTGACCCGCGCCTTCCCGACCGTCACCACGATCGAGGTGCGCGCGGCGCTGGAAGTCGCCGGCGATCTCGTCAGCCAGCTTGCGACCGCGATCCGGGCGGCGGCCGCGATCGCGCTGATCGCTTCCGTGCTGGTGCTGTCCGGCGCGCTTGCCGCAGGCAATCGCCGGCGCGGGCATGATGCGGTGGTGATGAAGACGCTGGGCGCGACCCGCCCGGCGCTGATCCGGGCGTTTGTCTACGAATATCTGCTGCTGGGATTTGCGACCGGCGTTTTCGCGTTTGCCGCCGGTTCGGCCGCAGCCTGGTATGCGCTGACGAAGATCATGATGCTGCCCTTCGCCCTGTTGCCGATGGTGGCGCTTGCGACCGTCCTTGGCGCGGTGATCGTCACCGTCGCCATCGGCCTTGTCGGCACCTGGCATCTCCTCGGCCAGAAGCCCGCGCTATACCTGCGCGAGCTTTGA
- a CDS encoding ABC transporter ATP-binding protein: MSEKLIALEDAHLTLGRGTAAVHVLKGMSLEIGRGESVGILGPSGSGKSTLLMVIAGLERLDSGEITIIDTPLTGLSEDALAAFRGENIGIVFQSFHLIANMTALENAAIPLELAGRRDAFERARAALTSVGLGHRLSHYPGQLSGGEQQRVAIARALAPEPAVLIADEPTGNLDADTGAQIADLLFARQREMGTTLVLVTHDAALAARCDRQVQVRSGEIVAPAGLAAQ; encoded by the coding sequence TTGTCCGAAAAGCTGATTGCACTTGAAGACGCCCACCTGACCCTTGGCAGGGGAACCGCCGCCGTTCATGTGCTGAAGGGCATGTCGCTGGAAATCGGCAGAGGCGAATCTGTGGGCATTCTCGGCCCGTCCGGTTCCGGCAAATCGACGCTGCTGATGGTGATCGCCGGCCTCGAACGGCTCGACAGCGGCGAGATCACCATCATCGACACGCCTCTTACGGGCCTTTCGGAAGATGCGCTTGCCGCCTTCAGGGGCGAGAATATCGGCATCGTGTTCCAGTCCTTCCACCTGATCGCCAACATGACAGCGCTTGAAAACGCCGCGATCCCGCTGGAGCTTGCCGGCAGGCGGGACGCCTTCGAGCGCGCCCGCGCGGCTCTCACAAGCGTCGGCCTCGGCCATCGCCTCAGCCATTATCCGGGCCAGCTTTCCGGCGGCGAGCAGCAGCGCGTGGCGATTGCCCGCGCGCTTGCCCCCGAACCGGCGGTGCTGATCGCCGACGAGCCGACCGGCAATCTCGACGCCGATACCGGTGCCCAGATCGCCGATCTTCTGTTTGCCCGCCAGCGCGAAATGGGCACCACGCTTGTGCTGGTTACCCATGATGCGGCGCTTGCCGCGCGCTGCGACCGGCAGGTCCAGGTCCGTTCCGGCGAAATCGTCGCCCCTGCCGGACTTGCCGCGCAATGA
- a CDS encoding arylesterase: MRLKATAPIVFAGFAILAAPARAETPLEIVVLGDSLVAGYELAPGEDYPTKLEAALKKAGYDVAVTNAGVSGDTTSGGLARLDWSVPDSANGVILELGANDALRGLAPQQAAENLSTIVERLQDREIPVMLMGMMAPPNMGSDYAADFNPIYGELASEYGLQLYPFFLDGVATHAEYQLADGMHPNAAGVDLMVENSLQSVEAFIRSIRQSSGEQPK; the protein is encoded by the coding sequence ATGCGATTAAAAGCGACAGCGCCGATTGTTTTTGCCGGTTTCGCGATTCTCGCCGCCCCGGCACGGGCTGAAACGCCGCTGGAGATCGTCGTGCTCGGCGACAGTCTTGTTGCCGGTTACGAACTCGCGCCCGGCGAGGATTACCCGACCAAGCTTGAGGCTGCGCTGAAAAAGGCAGGCTACGATGTCGCGGTCACCAATGCCGGCGTCTCCGGCGATACCACCAGCGGCGGGCTTGCCCGGCTCGACTGGTCGGTGCCCGACAGCGCCAATGGCGTGATTCTGGAACTCGGGGCCAATGATGCCCTCAGAGGTCTCGCACCGCAGCAGGCAGCGGAAAACCTGTCAACGATCGTCGAACGGCTCCAGGATCGCGAAATCCCGGTGATGCTGATGGGCATGATGGCGCCGCCCAATATGGGGTCCGACTACGCCGCCGACTTCAACCCGATCTATGGCGAACTCGCCAGCGAATACGGGCTGCAGCTCTATCCGTTCTTCCTCGACGGGGTCGCCACGCATGCCGAATACCAGCTTGCCGACGGCATGCATCCCAATGCGGCGGGGGTGGATCTGATGGTCGAAAACTCACTGCAAAGCGTCGAGGCCTTCATTCGGTCGATCCGGCAATCGAGCGGGGAACAACCAAAATAA
- the thpR gene encoding RNA 2',3'-cyclic phosphodiesterase gives MPRIFTALEIPREKALSLSLLRGGLPGARWIDVENYHITLRFIGDVDFRTADEVVHWLDRIERPSFRLTLAGTGNFGSRKPHAIWAGVSPSPDLFALQGDIDRICQRLGLRADPRKFMPHVTLARLRGTKVPDVVDYLSARGNFQTLPFTVGRFVLMSSRDSVGGGPYKVEEAFDLYDPMDAYSFDNSDWQPANSMW, from the coding sequence ATGCCGAGAATTTTCACCGCCCTCGAAATCCCGCGCGAAAAGGCATTAAGTCTTTCGCTGTTGCGCGGCGGCCTGCCCGGGGCCCGCTGGATCGATGTGGAGAACTACCACATCACCTTGCGGTTCATCGGCGATGTCGACTTTCGCACCGCCGACGAGGTTGTTCACTGGCTCGACCGGATCGAGCGCCCGTCCTTCAGGCTGACGCTCGCCGGAACCGGCAATTTCGGCTCCAGGAAGCCCCATGCGATCTGGGCCGGAGTGTCGCCATCGCCCGATCTTTTTGCGCTGCAGGGCGATATCGACCGTATCTGTCAAAGGCTGGGGCTCAGGGCCGATCCGCGCAAATTCATGCCTCATGTCACGCTGGCGCGCCTGCGCGGCACCAAGGTGCCCGACGTGGTCGATTACCTTTCCGCCCGCGGCAATTTCCAGACGCTGCCGTTCACGGTCGGGCGGTTCGTGCTGATGTCCTCGCGCGATTCGGTCGGCGGCGGACCCTACAAGGTCGAGGAGGCGTTCGACCTCTACGATCCGATGGATGCCTACAGCTTCGACAACAGCGACTGGCAGCCCGCCAACAGCATGTGGTAG
- a CDS encoding low molecular weight protein-tyrosine-phosphatase encodes MAQPEKHAVLFVCSGNICRSPLAEGLFADLVDKAGRGDAFRLDSAGIGNWHQGELPDIRSRATAIRHGFDIAGQRARQITRQDFSRFSLILGMDFNNVTALGRLAGPNPDATVALFSEYTLGRREEIPDPYYDEEDGFETVYHMLLAGCQSLLSKL; translated from the coding sequence ATGGCACAACCTGAAAAACACGCCGTCCTGTTCGTCTGCAGCGGCAATATCTGCCGCTCGCCGCTAGCAGAAGGCCTTTTCGCCGATCTGGTCGACAAGGCCGGGCGTGGTGACGCCTTCAGGCTGGATTCCGCCGGTATCGGCAACTGGCATCAGGGCGAACTGCCGGATATCCGCTCAAGGGCAACGGCAATCCGCCACGGCTTCGACATAGCCGGACAGCGCGCCCGTCAGATCACCCGGCAGGATTTCAGCCGGTTCTCGCTGATCCTCGGCATGGATTTCAACAATGTCACGGCGCTGGGCCGCCTCGCAGGCCCCAATCCGGATGCGACCGTCGCGCTCTTCAGCGAATACACGCTCGGCCGCCGCGAAGAGATACCCGATCCCTATTACGACGAGGAAGACGGGTTCGAGACCGTCTACCACATGCTGTTGGCGGGCTGCCAGTCGCTGTTGTCGAAGCTGTAG
- a CDS encoding 4a-hydroxytetrahydrobiopterin dehydratase, with product MDDTRLEPETLRAALGECAGWALAEDETAITRDFKFADFREAFAFMSECALAAERLDHHPSWNNVYNRVGVSLTTHSSGGVSARDIAMSKIMDAAARRYGI from the coding sequence ATGGATGACACCCGACTGGAACCGGAGACATTGAGAGCCGCACTCGGCGAGTGCGCCGGCTGGGCGCTTGCCGAAGACGAGACCGCGATCACCCGCGATTTCAAGTTCGCCGATTTTCGCGAGGCCTTCGCCTTCATGAGCGAATGCGCCCTTGCCGCCGAGCGGCTCGATCATCACCCTTCCTGGAACAATGTCTATAACAGGGTCGGCGTGTCGCTGACCACCCATTCCTCCGGCGGCGTTTCCGCCCGCGATATCGCGATGTCGAAGATCATGGATGCGGCGGCCCGGCGCTATGGTATTTGA
- a CDS encoding YkvA family protein, producing MSDIKYGDILEPGDEETQAENERIVRQGFWRKLSRTAARIPFARDAVAAYYCATDRNTPLGARVVLYAALAYFVMPADLIPDIFMFVGFSDDLAVLTAALTMIRRNIDDAHYDRADSALTAIRKD from the coding sequence ATGAGCGATATCAAATATGGCGACATTCTTGAGCCGGGCGACGAGGAAACGCAGGCCGAAAACGAGCGGATCGTGCGCCAAGGCTTCTGGCGCAAGCTGAGCCGTACGGCGGCGCGCATCCCCTTTGCCCGCGATGCCGTCGCCGCCTATTATTGCGCGACCGACCGCAACACGCCGCTCGGAGCGCGGGTGGTGCTTTATGCGGCGCTCGCCTATTTCGTGATGCCCGCCGATCTCATCCCGGATATTTTCATGTTCGTCGGCTTCAGCGATGATCTTGCGGTGTTGACCGCGGCCTTGACCATGATCCGCAGGAATATTGACGACGCACATTATGACCGCGCGGATTCGGCGTTGACGGCGATCCGCAAGGACTGA
- a CDS encoding invasion associated locus B family protein: MFAKRIVLVLVLLFTGASIASAQTPTPIQKFDAWVAYSYQSDAGKVCYALSVPAKKEPANVDHGDNFFVVTKYPGQNVSLEPQAMMGFTLKEGSTIDVVVDGKSFPMYHKGKGGWLENAAQEPTLVAAMKAGRTMEVDATSARGTKTVHTYSLIGITAALNKISACN, encoded by the coding sequence ATGTTTGCAAAAAGAATCGTCCTCGTACTGGTACTTCTATTCACCGGCGCCTCGATCGCTTCAGCGCAGACGCCGACTCCCATCCAGAAATTCGATGCATGGGTCGCCTATTCCTACCAGTCGGATGCCGGCAAGGTGTGTTACGCCCTTTCGGTGCCGGCCAAGAAAGAGCCGGCCAATGTCGATCACGGCGACAATTTCTTCGTGGTGACGAAATATCCCGGCCAGAACGTTTCGCTCGAGCCGCAGGCAATGATGGGCTTCACGCTCAAGGAAGGCTCGACCATCGATGTCGTGGTCGATGGCAAGAGCTTCCCGATGTACCACAAGGGCAAGGGCGGCTGGCTCGAAAACGCCGCCCAGGAGCCGACGCTGGTGGCAGCCATGAAGGCCGGCCGCACCATGGAGGTGGATGCCACGTCCGCGCGCGGAACCAAGACGGTCCACACCTATTCCCTGATCGGCATCACGGCGGCGCTCAACAAGATCAGCGCCTGCAACTGA
- a CDS encoding SDR family NAD(P)-dependent oxidoreductase: MIPVDDLVGLKVLVTGASSGIGAAAAAALSRSGAEVCLHYYSGKEAAEKLAAEMKATGGKAHVVGGDVSRAEDAERIVTEAVALMGGLDCLVNNAGAIGRTAVAEFDEAIYEQVFDLNTRSILRTVRHAAPALRESDRASIINVGSIAARHGGNTGSGVYAAAKAAVHSLTRSLAKELAGDGIRVNALAPGVIETPFHDDTPHAAMNAALNAIPLGRLGTAEDCAWSFVFLASPTMSGFITGQIIDINGGQYMP; this comes from the coding sequence GTGATTCCTGTCGACGATCTCGTTGGACTGAAGGTTCTGGTGACCGGCGCAAGCTCCGGCATCGGGGCCGCCGCCGCCGCCGCCTTGTCGCGTTCGGGGGCCGAGGTCTGCCTCCATTATTACAGCGGCAAGGAGGCCGCCGAAAAACTGGCTGCCGAGATGAAGGCTACGGGCGGTAAGGCCCATGTCGTCGGCGGCGATGTTTCGCGCGCCGAAGACGCCGAGCGCATCGTCACGGAAGCGGTCGCGCTGATGGGCGGTCTCGATTGCCTGGTCAACAATGCCGGCGCGATCGGCCGGACCGCGGTCGCCGAATTCGACGAGGCGATCTACGAGCAGGTCTTCGATCTCAACACGCGCTCGATCCTCAGAACGGTGCGTCATGCGGCGCCCGCGCTGAGGGAGAGCGACCGCGCCTCGATCATCAATGTCGGGTCGATTGCCGCGCGGCATGGCGGCAACACGGGATCGGGCGTCTATGCCGCCGCCAAGGCGGCCGTGCATTCTCTGACGCGCAGCCTTGCCAAGGAACTTGCCGGCGACGGCATCCGCGTCAACGCGCTCGCCCCCGGCGTCATCGAAACGCCGTTTCACGACGATACGCCGCATGCGGCCATGAATGCGGCGCTGAACGCGATCCCGCTCGGCCGTCTCGGCACGGCCGAGGATTGCGCCTGGAGTTTCGTGTTCCTGGCCTCGCCGACCATGTCCGGCTTTATCACCGGACAGATCATCGACATCAATGGCGGCCAGTATATGCCGTAA
- a CDS encoding SapC family protein, translating into MTTQTRLPLFYKKPQVLRFEDHKAMGLVGGQDFSFTAEATAIPLSVSEFMPSIRHYPIVFVGEKEPSPVAIVGLKQGRNLMLEENGGWAAQTYIPAYIRRYPFILVQSPDQDTRYLAYDGESDRVKPLSDAPDAAPIFNDDGTASKAVEPMLHLCEAYHQHRAQDAAFLKAIAEADILVARHVDMDFPDKSRYRLDGFSIIDIERYRALPAKTLKLWTEKGWTDAIALHLASAQNWGLLMERNQRFLKSA; encoded by the coding sequence ATGACCACCCAGACCCGGTTGCCGCTTTTCTACAAAAAGCCGCAGGTGCTGCGCTTCGAAGACCACAAGGCGATGGGGCTTGTTGGCGGCCAGGATTTTTCATTCACCGCCGAGGCCACCGCGATCCCGCTTTCGGTCAGCGAATTCATGCCGTCCATCCGGCATTATCCGATCGTGTTCGTTGGAGAAAAGGAGCCCTCGCCCGTCGCGATCGTCGGCCTGAAGCAGGGCCGCAATCTGATGCTCGAGGAAAACGGCGGCTGGGCAGCGCAAACTTACATTCCGGCCTATATCCGCCGCTATCCCTTCATCCTGGTACAGTCGCCGGATCAGGATACCCGCTATCTCGCCTATGATGGCGAGAGCGACCGGGTAAAGCCGCTTTCGGATGCCCCGGACGCAGCGCCGATCTTCAACGATGACGGCACCGCCAGCAAGGCGGTCGAACCGATGCTGCATCTGTGTGAGGCCTATCATCAGCACCGCGCGCAGGACGCCGCCTTCCTGAAGGCGATCGCCGAGGCGGATATCCTCGTCGCCCGCCATGTCGACATGGATTTCCCCGACAAGTCGCGCTACCGCCTCGACGGCTTCAGCATCATCGATATCGAGCGCTACCGCGCTCTTCCGGCCAAGACCCTGAAGCTCTGGACCGAAAAGGGCTGGACGGACGCGATCGCGCTGCACCTCGCCTCGGCCCAGAACTGGGGATTGTTGATGGAACGCAACCAGCGCTTCCTCAAAAGCGCGTGA
- a CDS encoding transferrin-binding protein-like solute binding protein has translation MKHLTFVVLGVAALAAGCGNNGNDGIGTNALGYYGDVNWDNAVMTGSGTTEANIRVNDDDSVTVQITEGPDAGETATFYADGSGGYFNDDVDAYLQLGYFDDPSIKDGPVVALIDVASDDENLTLMAFRSSNGMTAASDMPVTGFATYRGSHVGGAAIPGDYLGYIEGGFQANVDFGAGQLAGAMQSGLGDITFDATISGAEFDSNANSIAIDNDYGVINQGASGVEGGFYGEGAAGMAGTYLLNGQGPLNGAGAVGAFVADRD, from the coding sequence ATGAAACATTTGACATTTGTCGTGCTCGGCGTGGCCGCGCTTGCGGCTGGCTGCGGCAACAATGGCAATGACGGAATCGGCACTAACGCACTTGGCTATTACGGGGACGTCAACTGGGACAATGCCGTCATGACGGGATCGGGCACGACCGAAGCCAATATCCGTGTCAATGACGATGACAGCGTAACGGTGCAGATCACGGAAGGACCGGATGCCGGGGAAACGGCAACCTTCTACGCCGATGGTTCGGGCGGCTATTTCAACGACGATGTCGATGCCTATCTCCAGCTTGGATATTTCGACGATCCTTCCATCAAGGATGGCCCGGTGGTGGCGCTGATCGATGTCGCTTCCGACGACGAAAATCTCACTTTGATGGCATTTCGGTCGAGCAACGGCATGACCGCGGCATCCGACATGCCGGTCACGGGCTTTGCGACCTATAGGGGCAGTCATGTGGGCGGCGCGGCGATACCGGGCGACTATCTCGGCTATATCGAGGGCGGGTTCCAGGCCAATGTCGATTTTGGCGCCGGTCAGCTCGCCGGAGCGATGCAAAGCGGTCTCGGCGACATCACATTCGATGCCACCATCTCCGGGGCCGAGTTCGACTCGAACGCCAATTCGATCGCGATCGACAATGATTACGGCGTCATCAACCAGGGCGCCTCCGGTGTCGAAGGCGGGTTCTACGGGGAAGGGGCTGCCGGCATGGCGGGCACCTATCTGCTGAACGGCCAGGGCCCGCTGAACGGTGCAGGCGCTGTCGGGGCTTTCGTCGCTGATCGGGACTGA